CCGCTGATACGCTGTAACACTGATGCTTTGCGGTGCAGCGGCGAGTCTGTAGCAAACTGCTCGTAATCCCTGCGATAATGGAAAAGCAGATATCTGGGTGTTTGAAACATTTGAGCATGTTAAAGCCCCGCGAGTAGTAACgccaaacacacgcacacacacacaaacagcagcagcagcaggcagttaACTCCATTAACTATTTTGGTCACGTTTTTCGATCTCTTCGAGTTTGTCCCACATCAGTGTCCTACAGGTACTCACTGACAGGCTCGAGTTCATGTTTAGTCGCTTGTGATGAGACGTAGAGACGTGGAAGTGACTGCTTGGACATTGTTTGGGGGCGAGGATGTGAGAAAGACATGTGTTTGCTTTCTGCAGCAGGCAACCAGGCTATAACCCTGACACCAGCCGTGATGGATCCGGAAGCGTTAATAAAGCCGTGTCCGTGCGTAATGCTGTGGCATTCTGGAGGATGAATGACTTATTGATGCTGTTCAGTTCGCAACCCCGTTTGACATGCATGTACTGTAATTACTGCTTCCCGTGTTACCGAGAAGCAAGACGATGTAAATTCAAGTGAAGACCTTGTTaaaggtgcttttttttcccctgctcgGTAGCGCTTGTGCGAAATCACTGTTAAATTCTTGTTAATTTGCGTCTTAGCCAATAGCGGCTCGGCAGAAATCACATTCCAGGTTGAGATATGAAGGACTGCTGTTTATGTAATGCTGCTGCAGCGGTTTCTCAGATTTCTCTGTGAACTAGCCTGTCTTTTCTGTAAAAGTCAGCGAGGGGCTGAAAAGACTCTTTCTgcgtctctgcctctttgaaGTTGGGGCGGATCTGGTTTTGATTAGATCAATactttgtgtttcagagagaaGACGGGCAGCCAGAGAGAGGCTCCCCCGCTGACATAAGAGAGTGAGGAGATTACAGTAGAGGCTCAGAGGAGGCGAACAACACACAGGCTctctcctgctgccttcagagcCATGAGCCGGGCGCTTATGGACCATATCGCCAGTAGTTTCCGAGAAGATGCTCCTCGACCCCCGGTGCCTGGGGAGGAGGGCGAGGCGCCCTGCTACCCCGGCAAAGTCGCAATGATGAAAACCTCGGAACCCCCCAAATCGGTTCTGCTCGGCTCTCCGGGCTCCTCGGCGAGGAGAAACGAGGATGGTCTTGGGGAGCCAGAGGGGAGTGCCTCCCCGGATTCGCCGCTTTCCCGGTGGACAAAGTCTTTGCACTCTCTCCTCGGGGACCAGGACGGTGCTCTTCTTTTTAGGACATTCCTGGAGCGAGAGAAATGTGTCGATACTTTAGACTTTTGGTTCGCCTGCAATGGCTTCAGGCAAATGGACCTCAAGGATACCAAAACGCAGAGAGTCGCCAAAGCAATTTACAAGCGCTACATTGAAAACAACAGCATTGTCGCCAAACAGCTCAAACCCGCGACTAAAACCTTCATACGGGATAATATCAAGAAGCAACACATTGACTCTGCCATGTTCGACCAGGCGCAGACCGAGATCCAGACCAACATGGAGGAGAACGCGTACCAGATGTTTCTGACCTCTGACATTTTCCTCGAGTACGTGAGGACTGGGGGAGAAAACCCGAATCACGTCAACTCTAACGGGCTGGGCGACCTGAAAGTTGTATGTGGATACCTGCCCACGCTcaatgaagaggaggagtggagtTGTGATTTCAAAGCCAAAGCGCTGGTTGGACTGTCAGCGAAGGCGGATAGGCTCCCCGTGTCCCTGAGGGCGATGGAGGTGATGGAGAGGGGATACAGGTATGGCTGCAACCACCTTCAAACTGTATTATTTACACATGTGCTTTAATAATATAGGCTATAAAATATATACGTTTTTCTCATGTGGAAAACACGTTTTTCCCCACTTCACTCCAGTGTTTCTGTTAAGTTAGTAGAAAAAtcagtctgtctttcactcCCTGGCTCTCTCTGGCCCCTCTCACcatctccagcagcagcccTCTGCTGGTGCTGGCTTGGATTTCCGGGGCTTTGAAATAGTTCCGCAGAATGAGGGATCGTCTTCCACGGGAAAAGTTCACAGAGCACGGCTGGCTCTGGCCCCAGCCAGCAAATAATAGATGATGACATTGCTATGCTATGCCTCCTCCTGTACCACCACACAAGCCTGTCCTCAAGCCTTTGGCAGAGTAGATAAATCTACGGCAGATCTATAGATGGCGCTTTGGAATAGATGCTGTGTAGCTTCCCATCTCTCTGTGTCCACTTGAAAGAGTAAAATCAAAGTTCAGATTGATAATACTTCTCAAACAAATGTAAGTTGTCCTGAAGGATTTTATAAGCCTATAAAATGGAAGTGATCATAAAAAAACAGTTATAATTGTGATACAGGTGGCATTTCTGAGACTGGGAGTGCCAACATTGGAGCATCATGTTTGATGTTGCTAATATAGCACTAAATCACAAGTTGCACTAAGATCTTAACTTTTATAAGGGGCATGTCAGGCTAAGAAAACAGATTGCTTGCTTCTCTGGACAACAGGTttgatggtttgtgtgtgtgtaggtaggGATggtgatttctttcttttggtgTGATGCTTGTTGGCCAAACTGCTGGAATAGCCCTGGTGCCTTTTCTCTTCCATCCCATTGTCACCCTGCAGATTCAAAACATGTGGAACTCATTTCTCCCTTTTCCGCTTCCTTCTCTTCACGTCTTCTCATCTCAggttctcttaaaaaaaaaaaaaaaaaaaaaaaaaacaccctgaatggcagcagctacagtacaaaatcgcccccccccccccacccccaactctACACAACCTTCTCCCCACCCCaaccctctcactctcttcttccctctatTCTTGTTTGCGTCAATTCTCCTCTGATTCCCTCCTTTGCTGCTTTCCCCCGCCTTCTccacttttatcttttttccttttgaaaacTCAGGGATGGGAACTACGAGGCATGCTTTTGGAACGAAAGTGAGGGGAAAGAGAGCGGaaaggaaggacagaggagaagagagagagagaggggagtagtgggaggggagggggtgcaCCTCatgaaagaaagggagggaggagaatgtATAAAtgagggggtgagagagaggcagggagggaagaATGCAAGGCCAGCTGTGTTAAATACCTGACTCTTTGCAAGCCCCTCTGAAGGTCAGCCTGGAGCTGGGGGCCTACTGCTTTAGTCATGCTGGGTCTCTCCCCCCGCTCATGAAgaccccctttttttcctctcccctttctttccttctctgacACACTCTCATGCTTCCGCTCTatacttctttcttttttttttcttttggtcactccccccttttctcctcctcctgtaccATGGCAAGAATGCATACACAGCGGGAGATGTATGCCGAGGAAagagtgagtgtgaatgagagaagtggaaagagagaaattgtGGGCTATTTAAAAAGGCATAAATAGGGCACAAGGAGAAAACCAAAGTTTTCCCAGGGCAGATGAACTTGTATTTTGAGGGAGGAGGTTGCCTGATCCCAGACTAGCTAGacatattcattcattacaGTCCGTAAATCCTTCATTCAGTAACCTCTCTTCTTAGTTCTCTTTATACAACCTGCCTTCATCTTAGATTCTCAACATAAGTGAAATACACACAACTCACTCCACAGGAAGTAGAAACTAAATGTCACCCACCTGTTGGATGCCGTTTCATAGTGCTGCATTAGTATTAATCTGATCTCTGCTTGTGTAACCTCCCCAGATCATACAAGAGAGGAGACTCACTCAACCCCTGCTATGTGGGCTCTTTTGCCCCTGTCAGCAGCACCAATGACAGTGAGGTGTCCAGTGACGCTTTGACCGACGACGCCAtgtctgtgactgacagcagtgTGTAAGTAGATATTAACCaaacatgtgtgtgttggggggggcggggggctttCAGGAACTTCAGATGTCTGTTTGGAGTCTTAGCCAAACTGGAAGAATTGGTTTCTATAGTTGTTCAAATTGTGTCAAATGGCAATCACTACTTCAGAGACCCTGTCCAAACTTTACAAAATCAGCAACTATTTGAATAACCTGAAATGTGCTGATGTTTGGCTTTTTGGCTCGGCAGTTGATGATTGGtcagttatcaaaattgttgtcaATTACCCACCCATGAATCGACGAATAGTTTCAGCAGAAAAATAGTGCTTAATGGTCCTGTCCACATGTGGCTTGCACTTATCTGCGTACATGCTCGGGGCCTCGTTCCTCTGAAGTATTACTTGGCGTAATCACATGTATCTCAAGTGACAAGGTACGATGAAGTCATTGCATGGTGCACAGCTCAAGGCCAGGAGTGCTCAGGTCAGCTGCTTTTGGACAGCAAGCAGAGAAATCTTGGTACAAGTTCTTCTTTACCTCATCTCACATGGGAGGCATCAAGGCCTACATGGATGATGTCAGTGAAACTGCAATCTAAAGATGACCAAGCTAAAGATACTTAAAGCCTGAGACATTGATGTTTAGTGCACCCAGTGGGCTGGGTTACACATAAATATGGCAGCTATAGAGagttttctttccctttttttttttttaacaacaggGAGCCCTCTGCTCTGGCATATCTCTTGACAGCCCAGCTTCAAAGCAGCCGAGGCCCATATAGTCCTATTCTGCTGTACTTTGACCCAGTGCAATGACAAAGCCCTGGCCGCAGTgacaccctccaccccccccacctCGCTTATTTCCTGCCAGCTCTGGCCTTGATCAGAATATCTGCTTCTCTTTAGGTCAGTTAAAAGGACCCATAAACATTTGAATCTCATTTACAGATAAAGGAAAGaatagaaaaaggaaaaagcaacgggggaggaggtggttgggtgggaagagaaagagagtggtgGAGGGGGGATTTTTGCTTATATCTTATTTATGGATTTGCTTGGACGCTGGGGAATGCAGCTGCGCAGACTTCAAACATTACCTTATCTTACAAACCAGCCTTTTGATGTGCGGAGATCAGAGGCTGGCTGCGGCAGTGCTTGCCAAATGAAGattgggaggggtgggggggggtggtgggttTGCTTATGCGCATGACTGTGGCATTTCAAAGCAAAAGTGGAAAAGTGCTCCTCAGTTAGGCTAGGTCACCAGGAAACTGCTGTTTAGCATGGGAGAAAAGACACTGTTTTACACTGTCAAGTCCTTCGGTTTGAAGCTTGagctttgctgtttgttgtttgatttaattttttagcCAGTCAGCCGTTCAGTCCCTCAGATAGATTTAACCAGGTTAGCTGCACCCAGGGGTCCTGTCCTGAAGTAACTCTTTGAATAAGTATAATGAGTCGCTAATGCTAACAGTGTCCTCAGCTCAACATAACAGTCAGCTGGGGAATAATAATGCTGACAGTAAAGCAGAgtgcactgtgtgcatgtgtgtgcttgtgcatgtgcttgtgtgtgtgtgtgtatgtgtgtgtgtgtgtgtgtgtgcatgtgtgtgcgtgcgtgcgtgtgtgtagtgTTGAAAGGAACTGGCCAGCAGGGTGTCCAATGCTGTGCTGAAGCCAGAGCTGGAAATGAGTGTCATTTCTAGGGCAAACAAAACCTCCTACCAGCCCACTCAGAACCATGTAACCCGATCTGCTCCGACACACATACAAGGCCGGAAATACTGGCATGATTTACCTCTGAGTATCTTCTTTGTCCACAGATTAAGcctgaaagatgaaaaacaaaatgaataggAGAATTAATAAATTAGATTTCTTCGTGCTTGAACTGTGTTTGATCTACCCACTTAGCTAACAAGCTTCTTCCTGAATGGCTGTTTGGTCTTTAATGATGTATCTGATTAGGTAATTGACCTTTGTGATCTGTCTGTACACCCCCAGAGATGGCATCCCTCCCTATAAACTGGGCTCCAAGAAACAGCTACAGAGAGAGATGCAACGCAACATGAGGATGAACAGCCAAGTCTCTCTTCCTGCTTTCCCTgtaagtacacaaacacacgcacataacCACACATGCTCAGAAGTCTTTTGAACCTGGGTCCCACAGTCTAATTTCCATACCACCCTCTGTTCCGGGTCTCTCTTGGTTCTATGAATAGTACCGCACAAACTGTATTCGACATTCTCAATTCAACAACACCAGCAAAGATCTGAAGAGTAACGTCAAAGACCCAGCCTCCCACTcacacgcgcgcacgcacacaaacacacgagtaaccgcacatacacacatacaaacacgaGCCCCCTCGCTACCTTTGGTGTCACCTACACCCCCATTAGGGTTCCTTGAAGTCTGCGGGAAACAGGGAGGTCTCTAAGCTGTTTATCGCCGCAGCGCTCGGAACACACCAGGGTTTTTCTTCCCTACTGATGCTGTAAATATGGAGAATAGGGAGAGATGAGGAAGATCTCTGCTGCTTTATCCCGAGGGCTCTGAAATCAGCCAAGTTccccaacaaaaacacaaagatactcagacacattcacacgcGCATACACGCACACGCAGCGCTTTGATCCAAGGATGAATGGAGCAAACGCACAGGGAAGTGACAACTTCCAACAGAGCTGGCCCCCTTTTTTCCAACGCAGCCCcctacacgtacacacacacacacacaggcatacacacacacacactcagccagtCCCCCTCCCCTAAAAGTGAGGGATCTAAGGGAAGAGTTTGAGCATGTCAGTAGGTCAGAGGGGAGTTAGTTTAAGGCTAAGTAGAAACTAAAGGTTGAGAGACGGATTGGGAAAGGTCCGAAATcaaggtggggggtggggggggcatcTTGCAGAACTGGCAGTAACAGAAGTAGCTTGTTAAAATAAACTTGACGTAACCCCCTTTTTTCCAACATTAAAAGACATGCAGCAAAAGTTACTTGTATTAGGAAAAGATTCACAGCTTGGTTTTTGCCACTCTTTTCCCACTGCCCcctttttgctttattttcacttttattcttgtttttgtttcccgTCTGATTTTTGGCGATGGCTGCCATTCCCATGGTGCACCAGCCCCAGGCTCCATCAGACggctcctctttctctcagtcttttctctccttcatcccTACTACAAAGGGAtgggagaaacaaaaaagaaaaatcaagaaaaCCCCAgtgcaaaaatgcaaataatttaagatgtgtgtgcacacatacacacacactttcacactgtcaccacTGTACCTCAAAGGTGCCCAGTGTGTGACAAGGTGAGGTGGGGGGGAATAAATTACCTCAACCTTTCTGATCTCCCATCCTTTTTGGCACCTTTATCTCTCTCCTCCAatccttccctctcttcattttctctttctctcccctcctgtgAGCACACATCTCTGCATCTCAACTTctcccattttttttaatccctcaTCCTTTCCTCCCTGTAGTTCTCTTCCACCCCCTGTCGATATGTGGTTTTTATTCCTAGATGTAAAGCCACTGCTTCCCATCTATCTattcctccatccctccctccaccacccTACTCTCCCCCCACTGAGTGTTTGATATTTGGTGAGGAAGTCTTTGAAGTGAGCTGACTTTAAAGAGGCCTGCTGATGATGACAGAGGGAACCAGCAGAGGCCTAGCCCAGCGTGACCATACACCAGGCCTGCCACCCCTTTAAACAGCCCCGTAGCCCTGGGTGTCTATGATAGTGCCCTGATCAGTACCACCAGTGGTGGGGCAGGCTCTGGTGGAGAACAATGCATAAATGTAGATAGATGAAGCGAGAGGAGCCTGAATGTCTTTGTAGAAGTGGGCTGGGGCTTGGTTGTGGAGGGATAATGGGTATGATACAACAACTAATGTATGTCTTTCTCCCCAAAGCGTACTCGTTGTCCTCCCAAGGAGATGGTCCCAATGGAGCCGGCAGAGTTTGCAGCTCAGCTCATCTCCCGCCTGGAGAGCCTGAAGCGAGAGCAGGACACCATCAACTCAGTGGaagagaggctgcagcagatTCAGGAGGTGTGTGAAATTGGGTCTTAGCGGAAAAGTGAATTgttaattgttgttgttgttttttgtttttttttccctcattttatGACCTTGTAtgccttgtttgttttttccaggaggaggaaagagaagatgCAGAGATCATGGGAAGTGCTCCCCAGCTCTCCCCCCACCCCTTAACCCTCCTCTCTGGCTCCTCTGAAGAGGACCCCCAGGCCATCCTGGACGAACACCTCTCTCGTGTCCTGAAGACCCCCGGCTGCCAGTCCCCCGCTGTCATCCGGCATTCACCTCGCTCCAGCTCCCCAGAGCACAGGCCCTTCACCCGGGCAGGCTTTGGAATCAAGGCCCTGGTGAGGACTGGGCCCTCCACGTCTTCTGTCTCTAGTCCTGACCAAGGCGCGTTCACTCTGGCCTTGGGCCCCAGCAGGACCCTCGTAAGCAGGCAGAGCACAAAACACATCCACCATCACTACATCCACCATCATGCCAGTCCCAAGACTAAGGAGCAGATTGAAAGAGAGGCAGCCCTCAGGGTGCATGGCCTGTGCTCCAGCAGTGGGGAGCGCCAGCCATGCCAGCCCTGTCAGCCTTACCAGCGCAGCCGCAGCCTGGGCAGAGAAACGTGTGGGGCTGTTTCAACAGACAACAGCATGGGGTCAGTTCCGAGCACTTTGTGtccctttttatttcctgttctctcttgttgattaaataaacaatgctaatgctcttcctcttttcttcccagGCGTTCCAGCTCTCTATCCAGGCGTGTGTGTCGTTCAGGGGCTGAGGATGGAGTAGCAGAGAGGTGTATGGAGGACTGTGGGGTGTTACAGCTGCCCAGCGATACAACAGACCCCACCCAAAATGTGTTGCAGTGGATCTTGGAAAGTAAACAACGAGGCAGGCACAAGTCTCACAGGTGAGCAGAGGCTTGTACCTGGAGATCTTGGGTGTTTGCATAAGTTTTAAGTATTATCTTAGCCTAAAATGTCCCAGTTTATGTCCCACTATTGCACAATAttgatgtttgttgtcttaTGACCTTTTGTCCTCTCAGTACCCAGAGCACCAAGAAGTCCTTTGGAGGCTCCTCCACCCAGACGCACACATGGGGTGGTGGAGGAAGCTGTGGCCACCTACTTAGCCACCAGCCAGCCCAGCCATTCATCCAAGACCCTGCCATGCCTCCCCTGCCCCCTCCCAACACTTTGGCccagctggaggaggcctgCCGCAGACTGGAGGAGGTCTCCACCAAGACCACCAAGCAaaggtacagagagagaaagagagagtacTTGTTCTTAGCTGTGGTCTACTTTCATACTTGCTTATGATTTCTGGCCATCCCAGATCTGATGTCTCACTTCATCACTGAAGGAAATACCTGTTAGTGTTATTGATCATAGCAATAAAGTTTCTTTCATATTTCCTCCCAGGCATTCAATGTCCAGTCTCCAGCGAGAGAAGAGCCATCTAGTGCCTGTCCAGGGTGGGGGGTCCGTCCCTCTGTCTCTAGCCAATCCCATCTCTGCTGGCCTCCTCACGACCAGCCCCGGTCTCCAATCAGAAGAGTACGATGCCTCTAGCGtcctgccctccctctcctctcctcctctctgctcctcttcctcctcttctcagcCATAGCCTCCACCTTGCAGTGTACTTCTACCGTTTTAACTCTTCCTTCTTGTCACCTGTAGGGAGACATACGAGTAGTCATGTGCAAACCCACATataacacacatgtacacgcCCACATACAGTCACTCAAAAGAGAAGGTGACCCCCTTTTGCAAAGCTTATTTTAAGCTTTGTACACACAGGCctggctctgcctctgtgtttgcatgaatCTTGTGTATTTGTGCCGTGTGGGGGGAGTGTGTAGTCACTGCACCACCTGACTGAGACATCCctttcatatatatatgtatcatTTTTATTGGCTGTCCTTCAGTGAGCTGGCAGTCGACTGGGGTGAGCTGAGCCTAGCAAAAAGAGAGCTCCTCTGAAGTGGGCCTACAAAGCCTTGGACATAGCTGAAGGGGAATTGTTAATACTGTGCCCCTTCTCCatgtacacacaacacacaagcacacactggTGGCACTGGGTCACTCACTCACTAGTGTTATTCTTCAGTCAAGCTGCTGTTACTGTATTTCTAGTAGCGTCTTCTGTTCTCTGTAGCTGCAAGTTGTAGATTGTTGGTTAGGGACCCTTGGAagctttgctctgtttctgaTTTCTCTTTTGATCATTGTGTTGTTAAGTGTCACGAGGGTGTccactctgtctcacacatcctttctgtctccctttgtCTACTTTCAGGATGAAGGAGTGTAAGAAGGGTTTAGGAAGCCATGGGGTGTCCAGCGGAGAGACGGTGGTGACGTATTTCTTCTGCGGCGAGGAGATCCCCTACCGGAGGACCATGAAGAGCCACAGTCTCACCCTGGGCCACTTCAAGGAACAGCTCCGCAAGAAGGGCAACTACAGGTGGGTAGAGGGAAATTTGGATCATTGATTAAAGTTTTACAAGTGCTATTTCAGCGACGTAATGTGAACTTTTGCCATCTGTGCTTCTGTGATATTTTGATTTCCGGCAGTAAAATGATATCAGCTTATTGGCCTTGAAGAGCGACTTTGTTGAAGTTGACTGTTGTCTTCTGGTGTATCAGCGCAAACAGACAGTGAACGGGTCACaacctgaaactgaaaatttagagaGGGAGCAGTATGGCTGACTTTGCGATCTGTGATCATTAGTGTCATCTCATACTAACGTGGTGACATTTTCATCAACCCAAATTGTCACAGTCTAACAGGGCAGCACTAAACAAAACCCCAAACTGAAGCGAGCATGTCTAATGTCGCTGTCTGCACCAGTGGTAAATTTATATCTTTTGAATTTTGGTCAGTGTCTGTGACCTCAAAGACCTTAAATATATGATACTTTCTCTTGACTTTGATTGTGCTTcatacatgtctgtgtgcagcGCTGTTATCAGTGTTTGTttcgatgtgtgtgtgcagacagttTCAGgcctctgtggtttgtgtgtgtgtgtgtgttgagggggGTGCAAtgaaaaggaaaggacaagAGGGAGGGTGGGTGGTGCGGGGGTTAGTGGGAGAGTTTGAACTGCAGCGATTTGGGTCCCATCTGGTATTGATTTCCATGCTAAGGCACACTTAATACACATGGCTTTGAAGCCCAGGCCCCTTTCATTTCAACCAACAAAGACTCACACAAATGGCCAGCGTGCAAATTCTTCACTGATGCTATCAggggctctctctctctttttttttttttttttttttttttactgtgtgtgtgtgtatacatgtgtgcacGCATGAATGTGCTTGCGTTGAACACGCACAATGTTTACACATGTTGTAATCATTTTATGGATATTTTTGAAAGGCAGATTGTTAAATGCCAGATCCGCTTGTTTCCCGTACTACAGGGCCTTGACTGAGGCCGTACCACTTcgatgtgtgtttgcagagagaGATTTTACTTTGATTGCCCCGTTCCAGTGAGCATTAAAGGGAAAAGATCAAACACTTATTGTTTGGGCTGCCACGGTCTCCAGGATAAGCATGGGTTGAGTATTGTGTTAATAATTGCAGGTATCAAACTATGATTTCTGGGCGAAATAAGCAAAGGAACCCCTGGAAACGTCTTCCTGTCCAGATGTGTGCCGCGTTTTTGGAATCAACAAATGTGACAAGCACTTAGCTCCGAGTTCTTCACATCTGTCTGTTCGCCTCTCTCACCCCCCACCcgtcttcttctctctctggctcGCTGTCTCAGTTCCTGTGTCATACCATCCACATTTTTTGGAAAGAGAGCTGCGCGGCGCTTTAATAGCAGCCAGAGAATGTGTGGAGTTGGGTCATTTCAACATGGCAGAGGTTCAACAAAGAACAGTACTGCTGGGCCCTGCCAGACGATATTGGTGCCAGATGTCAGTGCAAacggagagagaaggggagaaggggggaaaaaacagatCTAGCCACATAAAACATGTTCCAGTGGAAATTCaggctctttctgtctctgtctgtctttctcagcaAAAAAAGATCATGGCTCTttgaagatttctttttttttttttttgaaagagtAGGACGgctcaactttttcttttttcctttctcctgcaGATAGGAAAGAAGGATACAGTTATTAGACTCGTCTCGTGCTCTTTTCATGTCGTTTTATTTATCTACTTTCTCTTATTTACTCTCTTCAGTTTTCTCAGTGAGACCTCATGTATTCCGTTTAGTTGAAGCCTTCCTGTATTTCAGATGTAGCTGCTTTTTATTAGTGACCACCCTCGTGCTGACTGGAGCACGTACGCTCACAGGCACCTTTTgcaaggatgtttttttttaagactatAGCTCTCGTTTTTATAAGTATTGCATGTTCGGCTTTGTCAGCCTCCCGTCTCgtttaaaacaaaatgctcgcaaacacacacaaacattccaGTCACCCCACACATGGAGCAAATTGAGGCTTTTTTCCATTACATACTTAATGAGCGAATTCTGAGACCCCCCCTAACAAACCCACCCCTGCTGGTTTCTCTTCCTCTAAAATGAGGATGGGGGGGTTGCATCATTAATGGCCCAGTGAAGTCATGGCTGACGAGAAGCCcctccttattttttttttcttctacaactcacacagagagagttgTCAGTCGGCTGCCCTTCCTATAGCTCTCAGCGAGAGCTCATGCTATCAACTGGGGTAAAGAAGGACACAGTGTACCGCttgctctgtctcctcctcctctaccttgtctctgttcttttctttgtcccTGTAATAATGAAACAGGGATGAGGAGCGAGTGAAAGCCCGGGCATATGTGTCTTCTAATGTGTGCGCAAGCGGGTGTGTAGGAGTCGGGGGGTAATGACAGGCAGACTTGCAGGCACCCAAAATTTCAGCCTTTGTCAAAGGACCCCTTCATTTGCACGCGGGCCTAATTGGCCCCTGTTAGCCGGGGCAAAACTCACAACAACGTgatggagaaaaaggaaaagggagaagtaaaagagagaaggagtggagggagggatgaaaagAGCGAGCCTCTTATTTTAGACCAAGACTTTTTAGCAGCAGGTTCCACCCCACCCTGAGAAGTCGGCCTATAGGCCCAGCAGGCTCGGT
The window above is part of the Toxotes jaculatrix isolate fToxJac2 chromosome 18, fToxJac2.pri, whole genome shotgun sequence genome. Proteins encoded here:
- the LOC121198923 gene encoding axin-2-like, which gives rise to MSRALMDHIASSFREDAPRPPVPGEEGEAPCYPGKVAMMKTSEPPKSVLLGSPGSSARRNEDGLGEPEGSASPDSPLSRWTKSLHSLLGDQDGALLFRTFLEREKCVDTLDFWFACNGFRQMDLKDTKTQRVAKAIYKRYIENNSIVAKQLKPATKTFIRDNIKKQHIDSAMFDQAQTEIQTNMEENAYQMFLTSDIFLEYVRTGGENPNHVNSNGLGDLKVVCGYLPTLNEEEEWSCDFKAKALVGLSAKADRLPVSLRAMEVMERGYRSYKRGDSLNPCYVGSFAPVSSTNDSEVSSDALTDDAMSVTDSSVDGIPPYKLGSKKQLQREMQRNMRMNSQVSLPAFPRTRCPPKEMVPMEPAEFAAQLISRLESLKREQDTINSVEERLQQIQEEEEREDAEIMGSAPQLSPHPLTLLSGSSEEDPQAILDEHLSRVLKTPGCQSPAVIRHSPRSSSPEHRPFTRAGFGIKALVRTGPSTSSVSSPDQGAFTLALGPSRTLVSRQSTKHIHHHYIHHHASPKTKEQIEREAALRVHGLCSSSGERQPCQPCQPYQRSRSLGRETCGAVSTDNSMGRSSSLSRRVCRSGAEDGVAERCMEDCGVLQLPSDTTDPTQNVLQWILESKQRGRHKSHSTQSTKKSFGGSSTQTHTWGGGGSCGHLLSHQPAQPFIQDPAMPPLPPPNTLAQLEEACRRLEEVSTKTTKQRHSMSSLQREKSHLVPVQGGGSVPLSLANPISAGLLTTSPGLQSEEMKECKKGLGSHGVSSGETVVTYFFCGEEIPYRRTMKSHSLTLGHFKEQLRKKGNYRYYFKKASDEFECGAVFEEVSDDSSLLPTYEGKILGKVERME